The Arachis ipaensis cultivar K30076 chromosome B10, Araip1.1, whole genome shotgun sequence DNA window AGTAAGCAGGTCAGAAATTGAACAGTGTCACATAAATGAAATATGCAAGCAGGGATTCAAGAAGAATCTAGACAATAACATCCAACCCTTTGCatgatttgaaaattttcacaaacaaacTTCTCACTCACTCACCCTAAATCTTAAATTCTCATCTATAACCTCTCAAAAGGAAGAGAAAAGGTGTATTATAAAGCAATGAAGACATTTGGCCACAGAACACTGTAGGCACACTCTAAAGTATATTATAAAGGACTACCATTACAGTAATCTATTATTCAAGTAATAAACATCTTACAAAATATGAAAATTCAACGTATCTAGCATGAGAAGTTTACCAAACTTAAAGAGAAACTTTAAAGAGATTGCGTGTCAGGTGGACCTTTTCTGCTGCATCTCTTAGTTTATGTGCTGCCATTGATGGCAGAAACGAGTATGGCAACATTATAGCACTACGATTGTTTCGATCCTTGCATTCCATAAACCTGAAACACCATCATTACTCATATATCTCAGGAAAATTGGAAATTTTCAGAAGAATAATTTCTACTGAAAAGTACTAATTAAGTTCCCAGATAACTGCCAAATATTAGGAGGAATCCTGTATGTACATGGTCTCATAACATAAATCCCTAGCCATGATTTTACAATCAATAATCAAAATTGCACAAAATTCTATATTAAACATACGTCATAACCAAACAGGGTTGGCTGACCTACCAAGAAAGAGGGCTAGCGGTTCTGTTGATAAGCAACAGAGTCGAATAGCGACTATCTTGTTTAAGCTCGAAGCGGCTAACACCCTGCACATGTGCAACTCCCCTGGCTCCCAGCTTCATGGTCGTTTCCAGAACACGATACCACTCCTTTGAATTGTCCAAAATCACAGGAAGAGTCTCGGACATCCTGTCCACGTCATACAAAGAGTCCATGGCGCAAGAACTCCCTGCCCACCTAAGCAATGcaacataaaaataataagaaaagagaaaatatagggagtcaatggaatatttgtacaatgtgtacaatggatgTTTAGAGATGTCCAgttcagtattagagatataaccatgaGTGTTATCTTTTCCATCAACTAAACTTTTTGGATGattggtatcatgacatggtatcatAACATGGAATCAGAGCTTTAGAtccaaaaggtcaagagttcgatccttggtgaacccaaaatcagcttaagcttttgggatgagatgtttattatccctagtactcggataattattctggatagtatggatgatatttatttttaattcatatagcacattatacacattatacaaatattccattggttTATGGCAGGACTCGAAAAGGGAACAACAAAAACACAATTGCAGATGTAACCGTTTCTATAACTGAATCATGATAGCAAGAGCAGCTGCATCAATGAATTGAGTAATGAGAAAGAACTCACATTTCCTCTGAAGTAGCATTGGCAAGAGAATGATGAAGGATCCCTTTCTTGTTGTGTATGGGGTTGATGCACATCCTAGACGGCATAACAAAGGTTCTTTGGAGGAAGAAGGCTTCTTCGAGGGCGCAGCGGAGGCTTGATTCCTGGTGGCCCAAACCCTCGCAGGAATCGCAGTGTTTTCCGGGGCAATCGATTCTGTGGCCCCAATATAGGTACTTCCGGTGTTGCGGAGAATTGGGATTTGAAGAAGTGgtggagaggagagagaagatgaGGAAGATAATGGCAATGGCGGTGACTGTTGCTGCTAGCACCAGGATCGGGGATCTCGCTGATTTCGTAGCTTTCGATTTCGAGAACCCTCTCTGAATTGCCATCTTCACTCAAGCATTCTCATCAACGCTTTTGGATCTATCTTCAC harbors:
- the LOC107624028 gene encoding uncharacterized protein LOC107624028, producing the protein MAIQRGFSKSKATKSARSPILVLAATVTAIAIIFLIFSLLSTTSSNPNSPQHRKYLYWGHRIDCPGKHCDSCEGLGHQESSLRCALEEAFFLQRTFVMPSRMCINPIHNKKGILHHSLANATSEEMWAGSSCAMDSLYDVDRMSETLPVILDNSKEWYRVLETTMKLGARGVAHVQGVSRFELKQDSRYSTLLLINRTASPLSWFMECKDRNNRSAIMLPYSFLPSMAAHKLRDAAEKIKAQLGEYDAIHVRRGDKIKTRKDRFGVARSLHPHLDRDTRAEFILCRIAKWVPPGRTLFIASNERTPGFFSPLAVRYKMAYSSNYSYLLDPLIENNYELFMVERLIMMGAKTFIRTFKEDDTDLSLTDDPKKNTKVWQIPVYTADEPC